Below is a genomic region from Puniceicoccaceae bacterium.
TCAACGGCACGGTTGAAAGCGCGAAGCAAAGCGCGGACTCGGCAGCCGATGACATGCTCATCGTCAATGGCCAGAAGATCAAGTGCCTGTCAATGCGGGTACAGCCGAAGGATATTCCCTGGGGAGACCTGGGCGTGGATATCGTGATCGAGTCAACCGGGCTTTGGGTGGACGACAAGAATGCACAGGGTCACATCGATGCTGGTGCCAAGAAGGTCATCATCTCCGCTCCAGCAAAGGGTAACGTAAAGACGGTGGTGATGGGCGTGAATGATAACACGCTCACTGCTCAGGATACGCTGATCTCAAATGCATCCTGCACGACGAACTGTCTGGCTCCGATCACCAAGGTGATTCTGGATAATTTTGGCATTGTTGAAGGACTGATGACCACGGTTCACAGTTATACCGCAACGCAAAAGACGGTTGACGGCCCTTCGATGAAGGACTGGAAGGGTGGACGCAGTGCTGCGATCAACATTATTCCGGCATCGACAGGTGCAGCAAAGGCTGTGGGTCTGGTGCTTCCGCAAGTCCAGGGCAAGTTGACCGGTATGTCGTTCCGTGTGCCGACTCCGACGGTTTCGGTTGTGGATTTGACGGTGAAGACCGA
It encodes:
- the gap gene encoding type I glyceraldehyde-3-phosphate dehydrogenase, which translates into the protein MATKIGINGFGRIGRLVFRAIADQGLLGSDVEVVAINDLVPADNLAYLLKYDSVQGRFNGTVESAKQSADSAADDMLIVNGQKIKCLSMRVQPKDIPWGDLGVDIVIESTGLWVDDKNAQGHIDAGAKKVIISAPAKGNVKTVVMGVNDNTLTAQDTLISNASCTTNCLAPITKVILDNFGIVEGLMTTVHSYTATQKTVDGPSMKDWKGGRSAAINIIPASTGAAKAVGLVLPQVQGKLTGMSFRVPTPTVSVVDLTVKTEKKTSYAEICQKMKEAAEGPLKGILEYTEDEVVSSDFIHCSASSIFDAGSGIGLSDTFFKLVSWYDNEWGYSNRCVDLLKKIAAL